The following proteins are encoded in a genomic region of Sorangiineae bacterium MSr12523:
- a CDS encoding ATP-binding cassette domain-containing protein codes for MKARLEASGLRVVRGGKVILRDVDVAANEGEVLGILGPSGAGKSTLFRALVGESPPDAGTVRLGGEDVTRWPLWRRARQGIGYIPQSPSVLWDLTVRQNLITFHRVVHQSDGKPEERAAQVGLAERLDVRAGELSAGERRRLEFARAITREPLVLVCDEPFSGIDPVGAARLGELLRDLAGRGTAVLLADHHVEEALRVCSRAILLLDGAVAVTAVPGEFEKHPLVRGRYLGTLHPSS; via the coding sequence TTGAAGGCGCGGCTCGAGGCAAGCGGCCTGCGGGTCGTGCGCGGGGGAAAAGTCATCCTTCGCGACGTGGACGTGGCCGCGAACGAGGGCGAGGTGCTCGGCATCCTCGGGCCCTCCGGCGCAGGGAAATCGACGCTCTTTCGTGCTCTCGTCGGCGAAAGCCCGCCCGATGCGGGCACGGTGCGCCTCGGCGGCGAGGACGTGACGCGCTGGCCGCTCTGGAGGCGTGCGCGCCAGGGCATCGGCTACATCCCGCAATCGCCCAGCGTGCTCTGGGACCTCACCGTGCGGCAGAACTTGATCACCTTCCACCGCGTGGTGCACCAGAGCGACGGCAAGCCCGAGGAGCGCGCGGCGCAGGTCGGCTTGGCCGAGCGGCTCGACGTGCGCGCCGGCGAGCTCTCCGCGGGCGAGCGACGGCGCCTCGAGTTCGCGCGAGCTATCACCCGCGAGCCCCTGGTGCTCGTGTGCGACGAGCCCTTCAGCGGCATCGATCCGGTGGGCGCCGCGCGCCTGGGCGAGCTCCTGCGCGATCTGGCCGGGCGCGGCACGGCGGTGCTTCTCGCCGATCACCACGTCGAGGAGGCGCTGCGCGTCTGCTCACGCGCCATCTTGCTGCTCGATGGCGCGGTCGCGGTCACCGCCGTCCCCGGTGAATTCGAGAAGCACCCGCTCGTCCGAGGCCGCTACCTCGGCACACTGCATCCGTCGTCGTGA